TACCGCCGCGAGCACGAGCGGGCCCTCATCCTCCAGCGCAGCCTGCTCCCGCCCGGCGACCCCGTGGCCGCCGGACTCGACATCGCCTGCCGCTACCTCCCCGGCACCGACGCCACCGAGGTCGGCGGCGACTGGTTCGACGTCATCGAACTCCCCGGCCACCGCACCGCCCTGGTCATCGGCGACGTCATGGGCCGCGGCCTGCGCGCCGCCGTCGCCATGGGCGAACTGCGTACCGCCGTGCGCACCCTCGCGCAGCTCGACCTCGAACCCGCCGAGGTCCTCTCGCACCTCGACGAGATCGCCCGCGGCCTCGGCGCCCCCATCGGCGCCCAGCAGTCCCGGGCGAACAAGAACCGCGGCCCCGAACTCTCCGAGGTCTACCTCGCCACCTGCGTCTACGCCGTCTACGACCCGGTGACCAGACGCTGCACCTTCGCCAACGCCGGCCACCTCCCGCCGGTCCTCGTCGAACCGGGCGAGGACGCCCTGCTCCTCGACGTGCCCCCGGGGATGCCGCTGGGCGTCGGCGGCGAACCCTTCGAGGAGGTCGAGGTCGAACTCCCCGAGGGCTCCCTCCTCGCCCTCTACACCGACGGCCTCGTCGAATCCCGCGACCACCCCCTCGACGAGGGACTCGGCGCCTTCAAGCGGGCCCTCGCCGACCGGGCCCGACCCCTGGAGGACGTCTGCGACCGGGTCCTCTCCACCCTCGACACCGGCCACGGCGAGGACGACATCGCCCTCCTGATGGCCCGTATCCGGGGACTGCCCGCCGAGGCCGTGGGGGACTGGCGGCTGCCCCGGGAGCCCCGCTCCGTCGGCCGCGCCCGCGAGCTCGCCCGGACCCAGCTCACCGCCTGGGGCCTCGACGCGCTCGTCGACACCGTCGAACTGCTCGTCAGCGAGCTCGTCACCAACGCGCTGCGGTACGGCGAGGGCGAGATACGGCTCCGGCTGCTGCGCGACCGCACCCTGGTCTGCGAGGTCTGGGACGCCGGCCTGGTCCAGCCGCGCCGCCGCCGCGCCAAGGACACCGACGAGGGCGGCCGCGGCCTCCAGCTCGTCGGGCTGCTCTCCGCCTCCTGGGGCTCGCGCCGCACCCCGCGCGGCAAGACCGTCTGGTTCGAGCTGGCCCTCCCCGGCGGCGGGCCCACGGCCGAACCGACCGTGGACCAGCTCCTCAGCATGTTCTGAGCGGCGCGGGAGCGGCTCAGGCCGCCTTGAGCGCGGCCAGCCGGGCCGCGATCTCCGCCTCGTCCCCGAGCGCGTCCAGCTGCTCGAACTGGGCGTCCAGCGAGGACGCGGCCAGCTCCTGCTTGCCGAGGGCCCGCGCCTCCTCCCGCCGCACCTTGTCCTCGAAGCGGCTCAGCTCGCTCGTCGGGTCCAGCACGTCGATGTCCTTCACCGCGTCCATCATCGTGTTCTGCGCCTGCGCCGACCTGGCACGGGCGACCAGCTCGTCCCGCTTGGCCCGCAGCTCGGCCAGCTTGGCCCTCATCTGGTCCAGCCCGGAGGTCAGCCGGGACACCACCTCGGTCTGCGCGGCGATCGTCGGCTCGGCCGTCCTCGCCTCCTTCTCGGACTGGAGCTGGCGGCCCAGGGCGACCTTGGCGAGGTTGTCGAAGCGGTCCGCCTCCGCCGTCCGCCCGCCGCTCCGGAGCTCGTCCGCCTTCCGGCTGGCGGCCAGCGCCTTCCCGCCCCACTCGGCGGCCGCCGCCACGTCCTCCGCGTGGTCCTGCTCCATCAGCCGCAGGTTGCCGATGGTCGCCGCCACGGCCTCCTCGGCCTCCGTGATGTTGCCCGAGTAGTCGCGGATCAGCTGGTCCAGCATCTTCTGCGGGTCCTCCGCCTGGTCGAGGAGGGCGTTGATGTTCGCCTTCGCCAGCTGGGTGACGCGGCCGAGGACGGTCTGCTTGCTCATGCACTGCTCCTTGCAGAGTCGTACGAGGTGGGGTGCTGTGGACGTGGACATCAGAAGCGGCCTCCGCCGCCCCGCCGGCCGCGCGTGCCGCTGCCGCCGAAGCTGCCCGGCCCGCCGCCGAAACCTCCGCCCCCGAAGCCGCCCCCGAGACCGCCACCGCGCCCGCCCCCTCCCCTTCCGGAACCCCCGCCGAACAGCCCGCCGAGGATGATGCCGCCGAGCACGGCGCCGCCGAGGCCGCCGCCCGCGCTCCCTCCCCCTCCTGTTACACCGCCCAGCCCGTTCGGGTTCCCGTACCGGCGCACGTCCTGCTCGGCGAGCTCCTGCGCCCGCCGGGCCAGCGCGTCCGCCTGCCGCGCCTCCGCCAGTGCCGCCTGCGGCTCGTCCGCCGCCAGCTCCCGCGCCCGCTCGACGCGCCGCCGGGCCTCCGCGAGCCGGGTCCTGGCCTCGCTGCCCACGGCCCCGCGATGGGTCTGGACGTAGTCCGCGGCCGCTCCGAGCTCCGAACGGGCCGTCAGCAGCACCTGCTCCAGGAGTGCGCGGGCGCGCGCGTCGCCGGACTCGCGCTCCCGCGCGCCGGCCAGCGCCGCGTCGAGCGCCGTGTCCGCCTCCTCGATCCGCCGCAGCGCGTCCAGCGGGTCGTACCGCCCCGCCTCCACCGCCCGCCGCACCTCCGCCGCCACCGCCTCCGCGCGGGCGATCCGGCCCCGCAGCCCGCCCGTCGAGGCGCCCTCCGCGGCCCCTTCGAGGAGGCCCCGGGCCTCCGCCAGGTCGGCGTCGGTCTCGGTGAGCGCGCCCGGCAGCCGCTCCTCCGCGTCGGTCAGTTCCCGCGCCCGCCGGTCCACCGCCTCGATCAGCCGGGCCGCCTGGTCGACCGCGCCCTCGGCGGCCCGCACGTGCACGGCCGCGGCGCCGGTGTCGCCGCCGTCGACGGACTGGCGGGCCTGGTTGATGTGGGTGGTGGCGAAGACGAGCCGGTCCTTGGCCTGTTCGACGTCGCCGGCGACCGGCGAGGCCGCGGACTCGGGGTACCGCTCGCGCATCGCGGCCAGCGCCGCCTCGGCGCCGGAGACCCGGCCGGTCTGCTCGCGGAAGGCGGTCTCGACGGCGGCCAGCGCCTCGGGCGCGGTCCGCTCCAGGGCCCGGAGCCGGTCGAAGTCCTCGGTCTCCGCGTCGAGCCGGGCGTCCGCCTCGGCGCAGCGGCGCAGGATCTCCTCCAGCATCGAGCGCCGGGTGGGCTCGTCCTCGGGAAAGGAGTCGTCGAGCCGCTGCCGCAGCCGGAAGGAGGCGGTCAGCTGCTCCTTGGCGAAGCCCACGGCCTCCTCGAAGGGGCGGGTGGCCTCCTCGCCGAACTGGGCGGTGGCGAAGCCCAGTTCCTCCTCGCTGGTGCGGACGGCGTCGTCGGTGGCGACCAGCGTCCGGCGGGCCCGCCCGTCCAGCTCCTCCAGGGACGGCCCCGAGGGCTGCGCGCCCCGGCCCCACCCCTGGCCGCCGCCGGGCGTGGTGCGGGTCGCGGTCCGCCGGCGCCGGCGGGTGTACGCGTACGCGGCGACCGCCCCGGCGCCGCCGATGAGGGCGACCGGCAGGATCAGGTCGGTGGCGGAGGTCTCGTCGGTGCCGCCCGGGTCGGCGGGGCCGGGGGTGATCTCCGGGGCGGGGACGGGCCGGCCGGCCAGGACGGCGGCGTATCCGTCGGCCGCGCCGATCGCGGCGCCCGCCCAGTCGTTCTCCCGGAGCGCGGGCTCGACGGCGGTGGTGGCCACGTCGTCGAGCTGTGCCTGGGTGAGGCGGGAGCCGGGGTCGGCGGAGTAGCCGTACCGCCGGTCGTGGGTGGCGACGGCGAGCAGCACGTCGTCGCGGCCGAGGCCGTTGCGCTCGGCGGTGGCGTCCGCCCAGTCCTGCCCGGAGCGGCCGGAGAAGTCCCGTACGTAGACCACGAAGAGCTGGATCCGGCGGTCGTCGTAGAGCCGGTCGAGGGCCTCGGCGACCTCGGGGCGCCGGTCGCGGAGGGCGCCGACCCGGTCGAGGATCTGCCCGTCGGCGGGGAGGACGACGGGGTCGTCGGCGCGGGCGCCGGCCGCGGCGGGCACGACCGGCCACCACACCGCCACCAGCACCGCGAGCAGGGCTCGGATGGCTGTTCGGGTCACAGAAGGGAGGTTATGTACGGGTATGCGGCCTCGCGACCGGACGGGCGCCGCCGGAACCCGACCGCGGTGTTCGTACGTCCGTGTCAGTGCCGATCTTCACGAGGGTCTCCGGCGGGCGGGGAGGCCCCTGACGCTCTGGGGGCACGGATGGACGGACGGCTGAAGCGGGTGTGGCGCAAGGGGCGCTGGTGGGCGCTGGGGCTGGTGCTGCTGCTCGTGGTGCCGCCGCTCTTCGGCGCGCTGGCCCTGCGCGTCAGCTACGCGGGCGACCTCCGCGACGACGCCCGCACGCGCGGCCGGGACGCGTACTGGATCGGGCACGCGTGGGTGGACGGCCGGAAGAAGGACGCCGACCTGAAGGCCCTCGCCGCGCGGCTGAAGGGCACCGGGATCAAGGACCTGTACGTGCACGCCGGCCCGCTCGAACACGACGGCACCCTGCCCGCCGCCCGGCACCCGCGCGCGCGGTGGCTGACCGACGGCGTCCACCGCGAGCTGCCCGGCGTACGGGTCCAGGCGTGGCTCGGCGACGTGCTCGCGAACGACGGCCCGACCGGTCTGCGGCTCTCCGACGCCCGCTCCCGCGACGCCGTCACGGCCTCCGCCCGCCAGGTCCTCGACGCCGGCTTCGACGGCGTCCACTTCGACCTGGAGCCGCTCCAGTCCGGCGACGCCGACTACCTCGTCCTGCTCGACGGCCTCGGGAGGCTGACCCGGGAGCGGAAGGCGCTGCTCTCCGTCGCCGCCCACCAGATCGACCCGCTGCCGGGCGCCCACTCCGCGCTCGGCCTCTTCTCGGACCAGGGCAAGTGGTGGTCGCAGGAGTACTTCGGCGAGGTGGCCCGGCGGGTGGACCAGATCGCCGTGATGTCGTACGACACCTGGATGCCGCTGGAGAGCCTGTACGGCGGGTACGTGGCCCAGCAGACCGCGCTCGCCCTGGAGGTCACCCCGAAGAGCACCGACCTGCTCATGGGGCTGCCCTTCTTCCACGAGGACGACCTGGGCCACCACGAGAACGCGGAGACCGTCGCCGCCGGCGTCCGGGGCGTCCGCCTCGGCCTCGGCCGCACCGACCCGGGCCGCGAGCGCTTCGGCGTCGCCCTGTACGTCGACTTCGCGGAGGAGCCCGGCGACTGGGCCGCCTACCGCGCCGGCTGGCTCCGCACGGGCTGACCGGCGGCCGCACGCGCGCGGGGACCCCCTCGCACGCGCGCGTGCGAGGGGGAGGAGGATGGCGGCGGCGCACGACCGCCGACCGAGGGGGAGCACCGTCATGACCAGCCGCCTGCTGATGCCCGTCCGGAGCCGCGGGGCCGCCCGCCCCGCCGCCGTGGAGCCCGCCGCCGACCCGACCCCGGGCTCGACCCGGCCGACCGCGGTCCTGGACCTCGCGCACCCGCTCACCGTCGCCTTCACCGCGCGCGTGCGGGAGGAGGCCGCCGCACGGGGCGACCGGACCGACCGGGAGCGCCTCCGGACGGCGCACCGGCTGCTCGTGGCCGAGGTCCGGCCGGTCTACTCGGTGGAGGACCGGCGCCGGGTCTCCCGCACCCTGCGGCTCGGCCGCGGTTCGTGCAGCCAGCGGATGGCCGTCCTGGAGGCGGTCGCCCGGTCGCTGGGCACCGCCACGCGCGTGCGCGGGCTGCTGGTGGACGGTTCCTTCTGGTACCCGCGCTTCCCGCGGCTGCGGCCCTTCGTCCCGGCAGAGGTGCTGCTCGCCTGGCCGGAGTTCCGCCTGGACGGCGGGTGGGTGCCGATCACCGGCCTCTTCGACCACGCCGGCCCGTCGGGGGAGGGCGGTTTCGCCAACACCGGCGCCGAGACGCTCTTCGAGGCCGTGGCCCGCACCAGGGTCGAGTGGGACGCCCCGGCGGCCTGCGACGGCGTCTCCGGCGCCTGTGACCTCTCCGCCCACCTCCTGGCCGACCTGGGCCGCTTCGGCTCCCGCGACGAGCTGTTCGCCCGGCACGGGCAGACCCTCTGCGTGCCCGCCCGCACGCTGGCCGAGCCGGTCCTCGGGCGCTGGGGCGCGGGAGCCGCGTAAGACCGGTCCGGCGGCCCGGCGTTGGGCCGCACGAGTGGGTTTGCCGGGCCGCTCGCCGTGTCGGCGGGGCCTCGTCCGCCGGGTGCCGTTCAGTGGGATGACCAATAGGTCTGATCATCTCCAAATGGCACAAAAACGGACGAAGGGGTAAAAGCATGTCCCAGGTCGGCGCCCCCCAGGGGAGGACATGGGCCGGTCCGTCCAGGAGCCCCCGCTCCCGGACCCTCCGCTCCGTCGCCACCCTCACCAGCGCGGTCCTCGCCGTCACCGTCCTCGCCGGATGCAGCTCCGACGACGACGCCGACGCCGCCCCGGCCGCCGCCCAGGACAACGCGCCCACCGCGCGCGCCATGGTCGACGACGGCGGCACCCTGCGCTGGGCGGTGGACGCCCTGCCGGCCACCTTCAACGCCTTCCAGGCCGACGCCGACGCCACCACCGGCCGCGTCGCGGGCGCCGTCCTGCCGGCCCTGCACACCCTGGACGAGCGCGGCCGGCCCCGGCTCAACCCGGACTACCTGGAGACCGCCGAGGTCGTCGAGACCGAGCCCCGCCAGGTCGTCCTCTACAAGCTCAACCAGCAGGCCGTCTGGAGCGACGGGCGGGAGATCGGCGCCGCCGACTTCGTCGCCCAGTGGCGCGCCCTCAGCGGCCGCGACACCGCCTACTGGACGGCCAGGAACGCCGGCTACGAGCGGATCGAGAAGATCGAGAAGGGCAAGAACGACCTGGAGGTCCGGGTCACCTTCGCCAAGCCCTACGCCGACTGGCGCTCCCTCTTCACCCCCCTCTACCCCAAGCAGGTGATGGGCTCCCCGAACTCCTTCAACGACGGGGCCCGCACCACCCTCAAGGCCACCGCAGGACCGTTCCTGCTGAGCAAGGTGGACCGGAAGACCGGCGACCTCACCCTCGCCCGGAACCCCCGCTGGTGGGGGCAGCCCGCCAAGCTCGACAGCCTCGTCCTGCGGGCCGTCCCGCGCTCCGGCCGCGAGGCCGCCCTGGCGAGCGGGAAGCTCGACCTGGCCGAGATCGACCGGTCCACCGCCGAGCGGATCGCCCTCGCCCTCAAGGACGCCGACGCCGGCCGCAGCGGCGCCCAGGCCGCCCGGCTGCACGGCCCCGGCTCCGCGATCACCCCCGGCAAGGCCCTCGGCTCCTGGGCGCTCGCCCACGGCTCCGACGAGGAACTGGCCGAGGAGGTCAGGGCCGCCCGCGCCGAGAACCAGGCCGCCGTCGCCCGCTACGCCAAGGCCCAGGACACCCTCGCCGGCTACGTCGTCCGCAAGTCCCTGGAGCCCGCCTACACCCAGCTCTCCCTCAACGGCGAGTCCGGGCCGCTCGCCGACGAGCGGGTCCGCCGCGCGGTCGCCCGCGCCATCGACCGCCGGGAGCTGGCCGAATCCGTGCTCAAGCCGCTCGGCCTCCCGGCCGAGCCGCCCGGCAGCCACCTCGCCCTGGCCGGCCAGGCCGCCTACGCCGACAGCAGCGACGCCCTCGGCGACCAGGACACCAAGGAGGCCCGCGCGCTCCTCGCCGACGCCGGCTGGGTCCCCGGCGGCGCCCAGAAGAAGCCGGCCGGCACCGAGGCCGGCTCCGAGGCGGAGAAGAAGACCGGCAAGAAGGCCGGGGAGCCCGAGGCCGACGCCAAGAAGAAGGCGGAGAGCGGCGACACCGCCTCCGACGACGGCCTCTACATCGTCGGCGACGACAAGCCCGGCGAACTCCCCGCCGCCCCCCGGATCGGCCCCGGCGGCCCCGAGAGCACCCGCGTCCTCGCCCCCGCCCCCGCCGCCGCCCGGGAGAGCGCCGCCCTCCTCGCCCGCGCCGAGGCCCTCGACACCGGCGCCCGCGCCGCCGCCCAGCCCGGCAACGGCAAGCCCGACAAGGGCGTCGCCGGCGCCTACGCCCCCATGGGCAGCGCCGCCCCGGCCGCCGTCCCCGCCGCCTCCCAGGCCCTCGGCAAGGACGGCAAGGCCCTCAGCCTCCGCTTCGTCCTGCCCTCCGGACCCGGCTCGGAGACGCTGCGGGCGGTCGGCGACCGGATCGTCCGGATGCTCGACGCGGTCGGGATCCGTACCGAGATCACCAAGGTCTCGGACGAGAGCTTCTTCAAGGACCACATCGCCTCCGGCGACTACGACCTGGCCCTCTACTCCTGGCCCGCCTCCGCCTACCCGGCGACCGACGCCCGGCCGATCTTCGCCAAGCCCGAGCCCGCCTCGGACGGCTCCCTGCTGGTCGAGCAGAACTACTCGCGGGTCGGCACCGACCGGATCGACCAGCTCTTCGACCAGGCGGCCGCCACCCTCGACGAGGAGGAGGCGGGCGAGCTGATCCGCCAGGCCGACGCCCGGATCTGGGCCGCGGCCGGCTCCATCCCGCTGTACCAGCGCCCCCAGCTGGTGGCGGCCAGGAAGGACGTGGTGAACGCCGGCGCCTGGGGCTTCGCCGCCCCGCAGTACCAGGACATCGGTTTCAAGAAGAGCGAAACTGCCAAGGGTAGCCCGTCGAATCGCTGAAACCACAGGTCACAACCTCAGAAGCAGCTCAAGTTCCTTGCCCGCCGGTGACCCCGGCGGGCAGGATCGCGTCGGCCCCTTGACCCGGGCGGCATGACTTTCCCCACACCCTGTGACCCACCCTGAAACGTCCCAGTAGACCCTCTCGGATCGATCCGGGGAAGCCCCTTGCACGGCAGCCCCGTACCATAGGACATAGCCGTGGCGCGTCCGC
The Streptomyces roseofulvus genome window above contains:
- a CDS encoding TPM domain-containing protein, encoding MTRTAIRALLAVLVAVWWPVVPAAAGARADDPVVLPADGQILDRVGALRDRRPEVAEALDRLYDDRRIQLFVVYVRDFSGRSGQDWADATAERNGLGRDDVLLAVATHDRRYGYSADPGSRLTQAQLDDVATTAVEPALRENDWAGAAIGAADGYAAVLAGRPVPAPEITPGPADPGGTDETSATDLILPVALIGGAGAVAAYAYTRRRRRTATRTTPGGGQGWGRGAQPSGPSLEELDGRARRTLVATDDAVRTSEEELGFATAQFGEEATRPFEEAVGFAKEQLTASFRLRQRLDDSFPEDEPTRRSMLEEILRRCAEADARLDAETEDFDRLRALERTAPEALAAVETAFREQTGRVSGAEAALAAMRERYPESAASPVAGDVEQAKDRLVFATTHINQARQSVDGGDTGAAAVHVRAAEGAVDQAARLIEAVDRRARELTDAEERLPGALTETDADLAEARGLLEGAAEGASTGGLRGRIARAEAVAAEVRRAVEAGRYDPLDALRRIEEADTALDAALAGARERESGDARARALLEQVLLTARSELGAAADYVQTHRGAVGSEARTRLAEARRRVERARELAADEPQAALAEARQADALARRAQELAEQDVRRYGNPNGLGGVTGGGGSAGGGLGGAVLGGIILGGLFGGGSGRGGGGRGGGLGGGFGGGGFGGGPGSFGGSGTRGRRGGGGRF
- a CDS encoding PspA/IM30 family protein, which produces MSKQTVLGRVTQLAKANINALLDQAEDPQKMLDQLIRDYSGNITEAEEAVAATIGNLRLMEQDHAEDVAAAAEWGGKALAASRKADELRSGGRTAEADRFDNLAKVALGRQLQSEKEARTAEPTIAAQTEVVSRLTSGLDQMRAKLAELRAKRDELVARARSAQAQNTMMDAVKDIDVLDPTSELSRFEDKVRREEARALGKQELAASSLDAQFEQLDALGDEAEIAARLAALKAA
- a CDS encoding transglutaminase domain-containing protein, encoding MTSRLLMPVRSRGAARPAAVEPAADPTPGSTRPTAVLDLAHPLTVAFTARVREEAAARGDRTDRERLRTAHRLLVAEVRPVYSVEDRRRVSRTLRLGRGSCSQRMAVLEAVARSLGTATRVRGLLVDGSFWYPRFPRLRPFVPAEVLLAWPEFRLDGGWVPITGLFDHAGPSGEGGFANTGAETLFEAVARTRVEWDAPAACDGVSGACDLSAHLLADLGRFGSRDELFARHGQTLCVPARTLAEPVLGRWGAGAA
- a CDS encoding ABC transporter family substrate-binding protein — its product is MSQVGAPQGRTWAGPSRSPRSRTLRSVATLTSAVLAVTVLAGCSSDDDADAAPAAAQDNAPTARAMVDDGGTLRWAVDALPATFNAFQADADATTGRVAGAVLPALHTLDERGRPRLNPDYLETAEVVETEPRQVVLYKLNQQAVWSDGREIGAADFVAQWRALSGRDTAYWTARNAGYERIEKIEKGKNDLEVRVTFAKPYADWRSLFTPLYPKQVMGSPNSFNDGARTTLKATAGPFLLSKVDRKTGDLTLARNPRWWGQPAKLDSLVLRAVPRSGREAALASGKLDLAEIDRSTAERIALALKDADAGRSGAQAARLHGPGSAITPGKALGSWALAHGSDEELAEEVRAARAENQAAVARYAKAQDTLAGYVVRKSLEPAYTQLSLNGESGPLADERVRRAVARAIDRRELAESVLKPLGLPAEPPGSHLALAGQAAYADSSDALGDQDTKEARALLADAGWVPGGAQKKPAGTEAGSEAEKKTGKKAGEPEADAKKKAESGDTASDDGLYIVGDDKPGELPAAPRIGPGGPESTRVLAPAPAAARESAALLARAEALDTGARAAAQPGNGKPDKGVAGAYAPMGSAAPAAVPAASQALGKDGKALSLRFVLPSGPGSETLRAVGDRIVRMLDAVGIRTEITKVSDESFFKDHIASGDYDLALYSWPASAYPATDARPIFAKPEPASDGSLLVEQNYSRVGTDRIDQLFDQAAATLDEEEAGELIRQADARIWAAAGSIPLYQRPQLVAARKDVVNAGAWGFAAPQYQDIGFKKSETAKGSPSNR